The following proteins come from a genomic window of Chryseobacterium glaciei:
- the lepA gene encoding translation elongation factor 4 encodes MKNIRNFCIIAHIDHGKSTLADRLLEYTNTVTQRELQSQTLDDMDLEKERGITIKSHAIQMDYEYKGEKYILNLIDTPGHVDFSYEVSRSIAACEGALLIVDAAQSIQAQTISNLYLALENDLEIIPILNKIDLPSANPEEVTDEIMGLLGCKYEDVLRVSGKTGEGVHDLLEHIVNRIPAPVGDPDAPLQALIFDSVYNPFRGIEAYFKIVNGSISKNEKIKFFATGKEYGADEVGTLKLKQVPKKTIHCGDVGYIISGIKDAREVKVGDTITSFVNPAAAAIDGFEEVKPMVFAGIYPIESEDFEELRFSLEKLRLNDASLVFEPESSAALGFGFRCGFLGMLHMEIVQERLDREFNMDVITTVPNVSYHGYSKKDPETTILINNPSEMIDPNLLDRVEEPYIKASIITKSDFVGSVMTLCIEKRGEIVNQSYLTADRVELTFNMPLAEVVFDFYDRLKSISKGYASFDYSPIGMRSSKLVKMDILINGDMVDALSSLIHDSNAYYIGKKMCEKLRELIPRQQFDIAVQAALGAKVIARETIKALRKDVTAKCYGGDISRKRKLLEKQKEGKKKMKQIGRVEVPQSAFMAVLKLND; translated from the coding sequence ATGAAAAACATACGAAATTTTTGCATAATCGCTCATATTGACCACGGTAAAAGTACTTTGGCGGATAGGCTATTGGAATATACCAATACTGTTACTCAGAGAGAGTTGCAGTCTCAGACACTGGATGATATGGATTTGGAGAAAGAACGTGGGATCACGATTAAGTCTCACGCCATCCAAATGGATTATGAATATAAAGGAGAAAAATATATTTTAAATCTAATTGATACACCGGGACACGTAGATTTCTCTTACGAAGTTTCCCGTTCTATTGCAGCCTGTGAAGGTGCGCTTCTTATTGTTGATGCTGCACAAAGCATTCAAGCACAGACAATTAGTAACCTTTATTTAGCGTTAGAAAATGACTTGGAAATTATTCCGATTCTTAATAAAATAGATCTTCCATCTGCAAATCCGGAAGAAGTTACCGACGAGATTATGGGACTTCTAGGATGTAAATATGAAGACGTTCTTAGAGTTTCAGGAAAAACAGGTGAAGGAGTTCATGATTTGCTGGAGCACATTGTGAACAGAATTCCAGCTCCGGTTGGAGATCCGGATGCACCGCTTCAGGCGTTGATTTTTGACTCAGTTTACAATCCATTCAGAGGAATTGAAGCCTATTTCAAAATAGTAAATGGAAGTATTTCTAAAAACGAAAAAATCAAATTTTTCGCAACAGGAAAAGAATATGGTGCAGATGAAGTAGGTACTTTAAAATTAAAGCAGGTTCCAAAGAAAACAATTCATTGTGGCGATGTTGGTTACATTATTTCGGGGATTAAAGATGCGAGAGAAGTAAAAGTAGGTGATACTATTACCTCTTTTGTAAATCCTGCAGCTGCAGCGATTGACGGATTTGAGGAAGTAAAACCAATGGTTTTTGCGGGAATTTATCCTATTGAATCTGAGGATTTTGAAGAATTAAGATTTTCACTGGAAAAATTAAGACTAAATGATGCTTCTTTGGTTTTCGAACCTGAAAGTTCTGCAGCACTTGGTTTCGGTTTCCGTTGCGGATTCTTAGGAATGCTTCACATGGAAATCGTTCAGGAACGTTTAGACAGAGAGTTTAACATGGATGTTATTACGACTGTTCCCAACGTTTCGTACCACGGATATTCGAAAAAAGATCCTGAAACGACAATATTGATCAACAACCCGTCTGAAATGATTGATCCCAATCTTTTAGACAGAGTTGAAGAGCCTTATATAAAAGCTTCTATCATTACTAAATCTGATTTTGTAGGTTCTGTAATGACGCTTTGTATCGAAAAAAGAGGGGAAATTGTAAACCAGAGTTATTTGACGGCAGATAGAGTAGAATTAACCTTCAATATGCCTTTGGCTGAGGTTGTTTTCGACTTTTATGACCGTTTGAAATCTATTTCTAAAGGTTATGCATCATTCGATTATTCACCAATCGGAATGCGTTCTTCTAAATTGGTAAAAATGGATATTCTGATTAATGGAGATATGGTTGATGCCTTATCATCATTAATTCATGATTCTAATGCCTATTACATCGGTAAAAAGATGTGTGAAAAGCTTCGTGAACTGATTCCTAGACAGCAGTTTGATATTGCAGTTCAGGCAGCATTGGGAGCGAAAGTTATCGCAAGAGAAACCATTAAAGCATTAAGAAAAGACGTTACCGCAAAATGTTACGGAGGAGATATTTCCAGAAAGAGAAAGCTTCTTGAAAAACAGAAAGAAGGTAAAAAGAAAATGAAACAGATTGGTAGAGTAGAAGTGCCGCAATCAGCGTTCATGGCCGTTTTAAAATTAAATGATTAA
- a CDS encoding NUDIX hydrolase, whose protein sequence is MGAPKKLQDIKVAVDAVIFGYFDKKDLQILLIKRKIEPFKGGWALPGGLVLDDENLDDAVKRELHEEAGIKPDFLEQLYSFGNVGRDPRNRVVSVAYLGLVNPSYHELFADSDAEDAQWFSVNKLPKLAFDHDKIIDIALKRLRTKIQYHPIGFNLLNEEFPFSDLENLYKTIIGQEIDRRNFRKKIMSYGLLNETNNFKKEGSGRPGKLFTFNQEKYKELEEQGFYFEIK, encoded by the coding sequence ATGGGTGCTCCAAAAAAATTACAGGATATAAAAGTTGCTGTAGACGCAGTTATTTTCGGATATTTTGATAAGAAAGATCTTCAGATTCTTTTAATTAAAAGAAAAATAGAACCTTTCAAAGGCGGTTGGGCGCTTCCTGGAGGCTTGGTTTTAGATGATGAAAATCTAGATGATGCAGTAAAAAGAGAGTTGCATGAAGAGGCGGGCATTAAGCCTGATTTTTTGGAACAACTTTATAGTTTTGGCAACGTTGGTCGTGACCCTAGGAATAGAGTAGTTTCTGTGGCTTATTTGGGTTTAGTAAATCCTTCCTATCATGAGTTGTTTGCTGACTCTGATGCTGAAGACGCACAATGGTTCAGTGTTAATAAACTTCCGAAGCTCGCTTTTGATCATGATAAAATCATTGATATTGCGTTAAAAAGACTTCGTACCAAAATTCAGTATCATCCAATTGGTTTCAATCTTCTTAATGAAGAATTTCCTTTTTCAGACCTTGAAAATTTATATAAAACTATTATCGGGCAAGAAATTGACCGCCGAAATTTCCGTAAAAAAATCATGAGCTACGGGCTTTTGAATGAAACGAATAACTTTAAAAAAGAGGGAAGCGGAAGACCCGGGAAATTATTTACCTTCAATCAGGAAAAATATAAAGAGCTTGAAGAGCAAGGATTTTATTTCGAAATTAAATAA
- a CDS encoding NADAR family protein: MKYTLQNTIEKFQKKENIEFLFFWGHTVKEEITKACFSQWFPFQFEENGIEYKTAEHYMMAGKAKLFNDNERLEEILKSDSPNQAKNLGRKVKNFETKLWDEQKYNIVKRANFLKFSQNEKFKEFLLSTNDKILVEASPYDTIWGIGMLETDPKAENPLQWNGENLLGFALMEVRDLLKE; this comes from the coding sequence ATGAAATACACATTACAAAATACAATAGAGAAATTTCAGAAAAAAGAAAACATAGAATTCTTATTTTTCTGGGGACATACAGTAAAAGAGGAGATTACAAAAGCTTGTTTCAGTCAATGGTTTCCTTTTCAATTTGAAGAAAACGGAATTGAATATAAAACTGCCGAACATTATATGATGGCCGGAAAAGCGAAATTATTTAATGATAATGAAAGGTTAGAAGAAATTTTAAAATCAGATTCTCCAAATCAGGCAAAAAACTTAGGAAGAAAAGTAAAAAACTTTGAGACTAAACTTTGGGACGAACAAAAATATAATATCGTAAAACGAGCAAATTTTTTAAAATTTTCACAAAATGAAAAGTTCAAAGAATTTCTTCTATCAACAAATGATAAAATTCTGGTGGAAGCAAGTCCATACGATACGATCTGGGGAATCGGAATGCTGGAAACAGATCCAAAAGCAGAAAATCCACTTCAATGGAATGGTGAAAATTTGTTAGGATTTGCTTTAATGGAAGTTAGAGATTTATTAAAAGAATAG